In a genomic window of Cydia fagiglandana chromosome 8, ilCydFagi1.1, whole genome shotgun sequence:
- the LOC134666565 gene encoding golgin subfamily A member 4-like, giving the protein MFSKAKRFEPSSLKNQTKETKQQELEKVQPETQKEKPTNQPEADKAKPTNQPVPEKVKLTKQPEPVKVKPTKQPQPEKVKPTKQSEPENVKQKKQLDLEKLKPTKQPEPEKVKPTKQPEPEKVKPTKQPEPEKLKPTVKTLAVVSKLKSTVTPSKAKTSSDVQSQCSSILSVKSFLTPKPVTNKKIIKPPSSLKKLEHSGQKLSCNKIQNCKVATEDIIKAQEAEIRNKDYTINEYNKQIEELKNEIANLQKQMKETKNVNTTDSLNQQLSKISLKDAEEGLKTKDNSSKKTAQDNLNMIAKYELKIAEIELLCEKLEQEVSSKQVELTSLEEVITIRDSLCQDLQEKLSNMESVLEETKSRLEMVKGHHALALEANESIRREYKAELESLKSKFEEEKQAIISRSKSEQDSIREHYNIIIESIKNQLTKEKDELLNDLQQQLANKDNEMKAKLEQIDEATHEKLRLCEIQFEERSRSIQEHWTQQQEKIFSLEKETKDLKYSISMAEQKNQYLQRDFDALKKECEMLKSEKESIFVETNELKDETKKKFIDFENEINKLTVEVDKTSKEKRQFEMSLSVTRDIVQVLTMRLRESDNELEHLEEKVKSLTDVKEALENELSSYKSSLNNALLECNEYKEALVNILKSKAALAKEHTRIMEHNVTLIESLQNVEKEAYRELGTIQSELIEDVEMIKKESKSQIKVLQDEVEKKRLLCTLATEQAAAAAAGAEAARALLAHAAAELERRDADNQRLHAQIQDQQSLVVELSLLRQENEELTMTVAKQSSLIDKLKKDAETHVAPKSPSLMRKTHKIGKENLPAVVSPLRERNH; this is encoded by the exons atgttctcCAAAGCAAAAAGATTTGAACCATCAT CTCTGAAAAACCAAACAAAAGAAACAAAGCAGCAAGAACTGGAGAAAGTACAGCCAGAGACCCAGAAAGAGAAGCCAACAAATCAGCCAGAGGCAGACAAAGCAAAGCCAACAAATCAGCCAGTGCCTGAGAAAGTAAAGCTAACAAAACAACCAGAACCTGTGAAAGTAAAGCCAACAAAACAGCCACAGCCTGAGAAAGTAAAGCCAACAAAACAGTCAGAACCTGAAAACGTGAAGCAAAAAAAGCAGCTAGACCTTGAGAAATTAAAGCCAACAAAACAGCCAGAACCTGAGAAAGTAAAGCCAACAAAACAGCCAGAACCTGAGAAAGTAAAGCCAACAAAACAGCCAGAACCTGAGAAACTGAAGCCAACTGTGAAGACGCTAGCAGTCGTGAGCAAATTGAAGTCTACTGTGACACCATCAAAGGCAAAAACCAGCAGCGATGTGCAGTCCCAGTGCAGTTCCATTCTCAGCGTCAAATCTTTTCTTACT cCCAAACCAGttacaaataagaaaattatCAAGCCCCCATCTAGCCTCAAAAAGCTAGAGCACTCCGGCCAAAAACTAAGTTGCAACAAAATTCAAAACTGTAAGGTAGCCACTGAAGATATTATCAAAGCCCAAGAAGCTGAAATAAG GAACAAGGACTATACTATTAATGAATATAACAAGCAAATTGAAGAActaaaaaatgaaattgctaaTTTACAAAAACAAATGAAGGAAACCAAAAATGTTAACACTACTGACAGTTTAAATCAACAGCTATCAAAGATATCTCTGAAAGATGCTGAAGAAGGATTAAAAACCAAAGATAATTCTAGTAAAAAGACTGCTCAAGATAACTTAAACATGATTGCAAAATATGAACTTAAAATTGCTGAAATTGAACTTCTCTGTGAAAAATTGGAGCAAGAAGTGAGCAGTAAACAAGTAGAATTGACTTCTCTTGAAGAAGTTATAACAATTAGAGATAGTTTGTGTCAGGATCTTCAAGAGAAACTGAGCAATATGGAATCTGTATTGGAGGAAACTAAGTCTAGACTTGAAATGGTTAAGGGACATCATGCCTTAGCACTAGAAGCCAATGAGAGCATTCGGCGAGAGTACAAGGCTGAGCTTGAAAGTCTGAAGTCTAAATTTGAAGAAGAAAAGCAGGCCATTATAAGTAGATCGAAATCCGAACAGGATAGCATTAGAGAACATTACAACATTATCATTGAGTCCATTAAGAATCAGTTGACTAAAGAAAAAGATGAGTTGTTAAATGATTTACAACAACAACTGGCAAATAAGGACAATGAGATGAAAGCAAAACTTGAACAGATTGATGAGGCTACTCATGAAAAGCTGAGGCTTTGCGAGATTCAGTTTGAAGAGCGTAGTCGCTCAATCCAAGAACACTGGACTCAACAACAAGAAAAAATATTCTCCCTAGAAAAAGAAACCAAAGATCTCAAATATAGCATTAGCATGGCGGAACAGAAAAATCAGTATTTACAAAGAGACTTTGATGCCCTAAAAAAAGAGTGTGAAATGTTAAAATCTGAAAAAGAAAGCATCTTTGTTGAGACCAATGAACTGAAAGATGAAACAAAGAAGAAATTCATAGATTTTGAAAATGAGATCAATAAACTCACAGTAGAGGTGGATAAGACAAGTAAGGAGAAACGTCAGTTTGAAATGTCTCTATCTGTAACTCGAGATATTGTCCAAGTTCTCACAATGCGGCTCCGAGAATCTGATAATGAATTGGAACATTTGGAAGAGAAAGTTAAATCCTTAACTGATGTTAAAGAGGCTCTCGAAAATGAACTTAGTTCATACAAAAGCTCTTTAAATAATGCGCTCCTAGAATGCAACGAATACAAGGAAGCCTTGGTCAATATTCTCAAGTCGAAAGCGGCCCTAGCCAAGGAACACACGCGTATAATGGAGCATAACGTTACGCTCATCGAGAGTCTGCAAAACGTTGAAAAGGAGGCATATCGCGAACTCGGCACTATACAGAGTGAACTTATTGAAGACGTGGAAATGATAAAGAAGGAGTCTAAATCTCAAATTAAAGTCTTGCAAGATGAG GTGGAGAAGAAGCGCTTGTTGTGCACGCTGGCCACGGagcaggcggcggcggcggcggccggcgcggaggcggcgcgcgcgctgctggCGCACGCGGCCGCCGAGCTCGAGCGCCGCGACGCCGACAACCAGCGCCTGCATGCACAG ATACAAGACCAACAGTCGCTCGTAGTGGAGCTCTCCCTGCTGCGCCAAGAGAATGAGGAGCTGACCATGACCGTGGCGAAGCAGTCCTCGCTCATCGACAAGCTGAAGAAAGACGCCGAAACCCACGTCGCGCCTAAATCCCCCTCGCTCATGCGCAAAACGCATAAGATTGGCAAAGAAAACTTGCCCGCTGTTGTCAGCCCCCTTAGAGAACGCAACCACTGA